Proteins encoded in a region of the Stieleria neptunia genome:
- a CDS encoding serine/threonine-protein kinase has protein sequence MKREFLFVVLAVRMGVIDTEHLEELGRQLEESSGQRLVEMLREQSILTAEQQAEIECEIDRLLGTPSTSLGKDTAVHSKTARGSHEETIDTPSPGTIDHSDDATRSSEGATGDEGGDSDLFETIELKPRTLNRYRLTREHGRGGLGCVWLARDSILNREVALKEVLPGKRQTKARYKKLIREAQITGQLEHPNIVPVYELSPAQEDQPFYTMRFLRGKTLGDHLRSANRRRPPAEIDALELRTLLGIFVSICHGIGYAHSRRIIHRDLKPSNIMLGDFGEVIVVDWGLAKKLDEAPRDDVDMGQVEFDDEDSVSFTREGQALGTPAYMSPEQAAGRVSLNDELTDIYGLGAILFAMLTGKSPHETTRPADTKDTAHDLLRRIRVFPTPTVRSVVPTAPRALDAICAKAMARSRSERYQSAEALAGDIQCWLADEPVSAYQDTTLEKASRWFRHHRTLSLAMAGVLLVASVAGFTIAAVTTNAKNHVAESLRKEQQARVLATESFQAEQAAKKLALQQFRRAQDAIDRSLSGVSEVLAVFPATSAVRAGLLQSAAEDYEELLQIDGDDPQLRREAARTRIRLADLRRTMHEHDAADRHYQIAEKNLEVLKQQHPDDTSWDIDLANVWVRRALLSMSIGKATNAEQFFQQAVDAFDRPHADPSVQRNAQIDLAGAQYNYAELLVQVDRIGEAAEMFGAAETGFARIRAEAPGDLRAREGLAMCEREIGQLLQVTGDDQQAAKRLRDAESEFKRLIAEAPEQISYREGLALTRVLLGNSLRLSGDEDGPLDAYQASVEDYLSLLNQRPGMPKYRQSVATGRVNIAQMLHLSSRSRDAKVHLDQAVSELISLSETYPQVAVYREAKAQCLVMLAMVLRDLNEHGMAEMAFAGGIEEFTWLSEDFPDLIRYRGDVAISRMGLARTKSLQGKTTEARSLLGDVIDELTDVVDAGNTQVRYRDALAWCHFYLAELLAAEDKLIAAMPHYQQTLRLREAMPDSPKYRRALIRVLTECAADQIRDAQRAIGLARELRDQDELNPDFRYSLAAAYLAGGDGNQALEEAEAAAQLRNQPSPFDLFVLAIALQQTGNPERASVTLGKAIELMESQCPGRSELLTLRRRAEQAIADSDDQADSSR, from the coding sequence GTGAAACGTGAGTTCTTGTTCGTTGTCCTTGCCGTGCGAATGGGGGTGATCGACACGGAGCATCTTGAGGAACTGGGCCGGCAACTGGAGGAGAGTTCCGGCCAGCGGTTGGTCGAGATGTTGCGTGAGCAGTCGATCCTGACGGCGGAGCAGCAAGCGGAGATCGAATGCGAAATTGATCGACTCTTGGGCACCCCATCGACATCCCTCGGCAAAGACACGGCGGTCCATTCCAAGACCGCCAGAGGCAGTCACGAGGAAACGATCGACACTCCCTCGCCGGGCACCATCGATCATTCCGACGATGCGACTCGATCCTCCGAGGGAGCCACAGGCGATGAAGGCGGAGATTCTGACTTGTTCGAGACGATCGAGTTGAAGCCCCGCACGCTCAACCGATACAGGTTGACGCGCGAGCACGGTCGCGGTGGCCTGGGGTGTGTCTGGCTGGCGCGCGATTCGATCCTCAATCGGGAAGTCGCGTTGAAAGAGGTCTTGCCGGGCAAACGTCAGACAAAGGCTCGATACAAGAAACTGATTCGCGAAGCTCAAATCACCGGTCAACTCGAGCACCCGAACATTGTTCCGGTCTACGAACTTTCGCCCGCTCAGGAAGACCAGCCGTTTTACACCATGCGTTTTCTGCGTGGCAAAACACTCGGCGACCACCTGCGGAGTGCCAACCGTCGCCGGCCGCCCGCGGAAATCGATGCCCTGGAGTTGCGGACCTTGCTGGGCATCTTTGTGTCGATTTGTCATGGGATCGGTTACGCCCACTCGCGTCGCATCATCCACCGCGACCTCAAACCCAGCAACATCATGTTGGGCGACTTTGGCGAAGTGATTGTGGTCGATTGGGGGTTGGCCAAGAAGCTTGATGAAGCACCCCGAGACGACGTGGACATGGGCCAGGTTGAGTTCGACGACGAGGATTCCGTCAGCTTCACGCGGGAAGGACAAGCGCTGGGAACACCCGCCTACATGTCGCCCGAGCAGGCCGCCGGGCGGGTGAGTTTGAATGACGAGTTGACGGACATCTATGGATTAGGGGCGATCCTGTTCGCGATGCTGACCGGGAAATCGCCGCACGAAACAACGCGCCCGGCCGATACCAAAGACACCGCCCACGACTTGTTGCGTCGCATTCGTGTGTTTCCCACGCCAACGGTCCGTTCGGTCGTTCCGACCGCGCCCCGGGCGCTCGATGCGATCTGCGCCAAAGCGATGGCTCGATCGCGAAGTGAACGCTACCAATCCGCCGAAGCACTTGCCGGCGACATCCAATGTTGGCTGGCCGATGAACCTGTTTCGGCTTATCAAGACACGACACTCGAAAAAGCGTCGCGGTGGTTCCGTCATCATCGAACCTTGAGCCTTGCGATGGCAGGCGTCTTGCTGGTCGCGTCCGTGGCCGGGTTCACGATCGCTGCGGTGACAACGAACGCCAAGAATCATGTCGCCGAGTCGTTGCGAAAGGAACAACAAGCACGCGTGCTGGCGACCGAGTCCTTCCAGGCAGAGCAAGCCGCCAAAAAACTCGCGCTGCAACAATTCCGGCGTGCCCAAGACGCGATCGACCGTTCGCTGTCCGGCGTGAGCGAGGTGCTGGCCGTCTTTCCGGCCACCAGCGCGGTGCGGGCAGGCCTATTGCAGTCCGCGGCGGAGGATTACGAAGAGCTGTTGCAAATCGATGGAGACGATCCGCAATTGCGTCGCGAGGCGGCGCGCACGCGGATCCGATTGGCTGATCTGCGCCGCACGATGCACGAACATGATGCAGCCGACCGGCATTATCAGATTGCCGAGAAAAACTTGGAGGTGCTGAAACAACAACATCCCGACGACACGAGTTGGGACATCGACTTGGCAAACGTTTGGGTTCGTCGAGCGCTGTTGTCCATGTCGATCGGAAAGGCAACGAACGCCGAACAGTTCTTCCAGCAAGCGGTCGACGCTTTCGATCGACCGCATGCCGATCCGAGTGTTCAACGCAACGCCCAGATCGATCTGGCCGGTGCACAGTACAACTACGCCGAACTGTTGGTTCAGGTCGATCGAATCGGTGAAGCCGCCGAGATGTTTGGCGCCGCGGAAACAGGCTTTGCTCGGATTCGTGCCGAAGCACCCGGCGATCTTCGGGCTCGTGAAGGGCTGGCGATGTGCGAACGCGAAATCGGACAACTCTTGCAAGTCACCGGCGACGATCAACAAGCGGCCAAGCGGCTGCGCGATGCCGAATCGGAATTCAAACGACTGATCGCCGAAGCCCCCGAACAGATTTCCTACCGAGAAGGTTTGGCGCTCACTCGCGTGCTGTTGGGAAATTCATTGCGGTTGTCGGGCGATGAGGACGGGCCGCTCGACGCCTATCAGGCGTCGGTCGAGGATTACCTTTCTCTGCTCAATCAGCGTCCGGGAATGCCCAAGTATCGGCAAAGTGTGGCTACCGGGCGGGTGAACATCGCCCAAATGCTTCACCTGTCCTCTCGCAGTCGCGATGCGAAAGTTCATTTGGACCAAGCGGTGTCGGAACTGATCTCGCTGTCGGAAACCTATCCCCAAGTCGCGGTCTATCGCGAAGCCAAGGCGCAATGTCTGGTGATGTTGGCGATGGTTCTGAGGGATCTCAACGAGCACGGCATGGCGGAAATGGCGTTCGCCGGCGGGATCGAAGAATTCACCTGGCTGAGCGAAGACTTCCCCGATCTGATTCGATATCGGGGTGACGTTGCAATCAGTCGCATGGGACTGGCCAGGACGAAGAGCTTGCAGGGCAAAACGACAGAAGCTCGTTCGCTGCTGGGCGACGTCATCGACGAGTTGACGGATGTCGTCGACGCCGGGAATACACAGGTTCGCTACCGCGACGCACTCGCATGGTGCCATTTTTATCTCGCCGAATTGCTCGCCGCCGAAGACAAACTGATTGCGGCAATGCCACATTATCAACAGACGCTGCGTCTTCGAGAGGCCATGCCCGATTCGCCAAAGTACCGACGTGCGTTGATCCGCGTCCTCACGGAGTGTGCCGCCGACCAAATTCGCGACGCCCAACGTGCCATTGGATTGGCCCGTGAGCTGCGCGATCAGGATGAACTGAATCCCGATTTCCGTTATTCGTTGGCCGCGGCCTATCTGGCCGGTGGCGATGGCAACCAGGCCCTGGAAGAGGCCGAAGCGGCCGCCCAGTTGCGAAACCAGCCGTCCCCCTTCGACCTGTTTGTACTGGCCATCGCGCTTCAGCAAACCGGCAATCCGGAAAGGGCATCGGTGACGCTCGGCAAAGCCATCGAATTGATGGAGTCGCAGTGCCCGGGACGCAGCGAGTTGTTGACGCTGCGTCGGCGCGCCGAACAAGCGATCGCCGATTCCGATGACCAAGCCGATTCGTCGCGCTGA